The Coregonus clupeaformis isolate EN_2021a chromosome 26, ASM2061545v1, whole genome shotgun sequence genome window below encodes:
- the LOC121540250 gene encoding BEN domain-containing protein 5-like isoform X1, with product MYAFVRFLEDDMCYALPASNVKDFRPLHKTDFDNQKVYLVLRTEGNGTGQPCKAHILALADNIDEFEHSIMQKKMKMSTRNMGNSVENHFGEERLPLRRKKAQTQDHGRPTANSSKSLAAVVARLERNAVGSCMEEEEDLEEDRLAEEEEEEEEEEEEEGDSVPEEALVPRVLYEELVHSYRQQEEEVRRLQQELERTRRQLVQQAKKLKEYGSLLTEVKELRDFNRRLQDVLLMRLGSGERHTLSSHLSLQPPIHICSEPMHDNGTQTIKAEVVEPIIEPQEVCREEANTSSSHSPSPRTVYTFNDGKVHLGGGIWVQEEKWHQLQRTQGDSKFTKNLAVMIWGTETLKNRSVTGVATKKKKDALPKPPLSPSKLKIVRECLYDRVSQETADGAEITQRLSKVNKYICEKIMDINKSIKNEERRESKLLIRQTVKMENFTYDGM from the exons ATGTATGCTTTTGTGAGGTTCTTGGAAGACGATATGTGTTACGCTTTACCCGCTTCAAATGTGAAAGATTTTAGACCTCTGCACAAAACAGATTTTGATAATCAGAAGGTGTATCTGGTTCTCAGAACAGAAGGGAATGGTACAGGCCAGCCGTGCAAAGCACATATTCTTGCCCTTGCAG ATAACATTGATGAGTTTGAACATAGTATAATGCAGAAAAAGATGAAAATGTCGACAAGGAATATGGGAAATTCAGTTGAGAACCACTTTGGGGAGGAACGACTGCCACTGAGACGTAAAAAG GCCCAGACACAGGACCATGGGCGTCCCACTGCCAACTCCTCCAAGAGCCTGGCAGCGGTGGTGGCCCGCCTGGAGAGGAACGCTGTGGGTTCCtgcatggaggaagaggaagacctggaggaggacaggctggctgaggaggaggaggaagaagaagaggaggaggaagaggagggggactcTGTGCCTGAGGAGGCGTTGGTACCGCGGGTTCTATATGAGGAGCTGGTCCACAGCTACAGGCAGCAGGAGGAAGAGGTGAGGAGGCTACAACAGGAGCTGGAGAGAACCCGCAGGCAGCTGGTCCAGCAGGCCAAGAAGCTGAAGGAGTATGGCAGCCTGCTGACAGAAGTGAAGGAGCTGCGTGACTTCAACAGGAGGCTGCAGGACGTGCTCCTCATGAGGCTGGGCAGCGGTGAGAGACACACACTCTCCAGTCACCTCTCACTGCAGCCTCCCATTCACATCTGTTCAG AGCCTATGCATGACAATGGCACTCAGACAATCAAAGCGGAGGTGGTGGAGCCCATCATTGAGCCACAGGAAGTGTGCAGAGAAGAGGCCAATACCAGCTCCAGCCACTCCCCCTCCCCAAGAACAGTCTACACTTTTAATGATGGCAAG GTGCACCTGGGTGGGGGTATCTGGGTGCAGGAAGAGAAGTGGCACCAGCTGCAGCGGACACAGGGAGACTCCAAGTTCACCAAGAACCTTGCCGTCATGATCTGGGGCACTGAGACCCTCAAGAACAGGAGTGTCACTGGCGTGGCCACCAAAAAGAAGAAAGATGCCCTTCCCAAGCCCCCCCTCTCCCCAAGCAAGCTCAAAATAGTCAGAG AGTGTCTGTATGACAGAGTGTCTCAAGAAACGGCAGACGGCGCAGAGATCACACAAAGATTGTCCAAAGTGAACAAATACATCTGTGAAAAAATTATGGATATCAACAAATCCATCAAGAACGAGGAGAGGCGGGAATCGAAGCTGCTTATTAGACAAACCGTCAAGATGGAGAATTTCACATACGATGGCATGTAG
- the LOC121540250 gene encoding BEN domain-containing protein 5-like isoform X2: MYAFVRFLEDDMCYALPASNVKDFRPLHKTDFDNQKVYLVLRTEGNGTGQPCKAHILALADNIDEFEHSIMQKKMKMSTRNMGNSVENHFGEERLPLRRKKAQTQDHGRPTANSSKSLAAVVARLERNAVGSCMEEEEDLEEDRLAEEEEEEEEEEEEEGDSVPEEALVPRVLYEELVHSYRQQEEEVRRLQQELERTRRQLVQQAKKLKEYGSLLTEVKELRDFNRRLQDVLLMRLGSEPMHDNGTQTIKAEVVEPIIEPQEVCREEANTSSSHSPSPRTVYTFNDGKVHLGGGIWVQEEKWHQLQRTQGDSKFTKNLAVMIWGTETLKNRSVTGVATKKKKDALPKPPLSPSKLKIVRECLYDRVSQETADGAEITQRLSKVNKYICEKIMDINKSIKNEERRESKLLIRQTVKMENFTYDGM; this comes from the exons ATGTATGCTTTTGTGAGGTTCTTGGAAGACGATATGTGTTACGCTTTACCCGCTTCAAATGTGAAAGATTTTAGACCTCTGCACAAAACAGATTTTGATAATCAGAAGGTGTATCTGGTTCTCAGAACAGAAGGGAATGGTACAGGCCAGCCGTGCAAAGCACATATTCTTGCCCTTGCAG ATAACATTGATGAGTTTGAACATAGTATAATGCAGAAAAAGATGAAAATGTCGACAAGGAATATGGGAAATTCAGTTGAGAACCACTTTGGGGAGGAACGACTGCCACTGAGACGTAAAAAG GCCCAGACACAGGACCATGGGCGTCCCACTGCCAACTCCTCCAAGAGCCTGGCAGCGGTGGTGGCCCGCCTGGAGAGGAACGCTGTGGGTTCCtgcatggaggaagaggaagacctggaggaggacaggctggctgaggaggaggaggaagaagaagaggaggaggaagaggagggggactcTGTGCCTGAGGAGGCGTTGGTACCGCGGGTTCTATATGAGGAGCTGGTCCACAGCTACAGGCAGCAGGAGGAAGAGGTGAGGAGGCTACAACAGGAGCTGGAGAGAACCCGCAGGCAGCTGGTCCAGCAGGCCAAGAAGCTGAAGGAGTATGGCAGCCTGCTGACAGAAGTGAAGGAGCTGCGTGACTTCAACAGGAGGCTGCAGGACGTGCTCCTCATGAGGCTGGGCAGCG AGCCTATGCATGACAATGGCACTCAGACAATCAAAGCGGAGGTGGTGGAGCCCATCATTGAGCCACAGGAAGTGTGCAGAGAAGAGGCCAATACCAGCTCCAGCCACTCCCCCTCCCCAAGAACAGTCTACACTTTTAATGATGGCAAG GTGCACCTGGGTGGGGGTATCTGGGTGCAGGAAGAGAAGTGGCACCAGCTGCAGCGGACACAGGGAGACTCCAAGTTCACCAAGAACCTTGCCGTCATGATCTGGGGCACTGAGACCCTCAAGAACAGGAGTGTCACTGGCGTGGCCACCAAAAAGAAGAAAGATGCCCTTCCCAAGCCCCCCCTCTCCCCAAGCAAGCTCAAAATAGTCAGAG AGTGTCTGTATGACAGAGTGTCTCAAGAAACGGCAGACGGCGCAGAGATCACACAAAGATTGTCCAAAGTGAACAAATACATCTGTGAAAAAATTATGGATATCAACAAATCCATCAAGAACGAGGAGAGGCGGGAATCGAAGCTGCTTATTAGACAAACCGTCAAGATGGAGAATTTCACATACGATGGCATGTAG